Proteins encoded in a region of the Methanofollis tationis genome:
- the wecB gene encoding non-hydrolyzing UDP-N-acetylglucosamine 2-epimerase, which produces MKVLSIVGARPQFIKCAPVSAALRRSCQEVLVHTGQHYDANMSDVFFRDLGIPAPDYHLGIGSGSQGEQTGRMLAAIEEVILKEEPDMVLVYGDTNSTLAGGLAAAKVHVPVAHVEAGLRSFDRAMPEEINRVLTDHLSALLFCPTDTAVQNLALEGIAGGVHLTGDVMVDALQRNRCLAAGCAPMPGLEEGGYYLATVHRASNTDQEGNLRSIMGAFAALDLPVVFPAHPRTRKYLAAYGIEVGANVQIIDPLPYLDMLHLLSHARAVLTDSGGVQKEAYILEVPCVTLRENTEWVETVEDGWNVLVGADRSKIIEETARAGGRIGRHSARFGDGHAAERIAAIITDYEP; this is translated from the coding sequence ATGAAGGTCCTCTCCATCGTGGGGGCACGGCCCCAGTTCATCAAGTGCGCCCCGGTCTCGGCCGCCCTGCGGCGATCGTGTCAGGAGGTGCTCGTCCACACCGGGCAGCACTATGACGCCAATATGTCGGACGTCTTCTTCCGCGACCTCGGGATCCCGGCGCCCGACTACCACCTCGGGATCGGCTCGGGGAGCCAGGGAGAGCAGACCGGGCGGATGCTCGCCGCCATCGAGGAGGTCATTCTGAAAGAGGAGCCAGATATGGTGCTCGTCTACGGCGACACGAACTCAACCCTGGCGGGAGGGCTGGCGGCGGCGAAGGTGCATGTACCGGTGGCGCACGTCGAAGCGGGCTTGCGGAGCTTCGACCGCGCGATGCCCGAGGAGATCAACCGGGTGCTCACCGATCACCTCTCCGCCCTCCTCTTCTGCCCGACCGATACGGCGGTGCAGAACCTCGCCCTGGAGGGGATCGCCGGAGGCGTCCACCTCACCGGCGACGTGATGGTCGACGCCCTCCAGCGCAACCGCTGCCTTGCCGCGGGTTGCGCTCCGATGCCCGGGCTGGAGGAGGGCGGCTACTACCTGGCCACCGTCCACCGCGCCAGCAACACCGACCAGGAGGGGAACCTGCGCTCGATCATGGGGGCCTTCGCCGCCCTCGACCTGCCGGTCGTCTTCCCGGCCCATCCCAGGACCAGGAAGTACCTGGCCGCCTACGGGATCGAGGTCGGGGCGAACGTCCAGATCATCGATCCCCTGCCATATCTCGACATGCTCCACCTCCTCTCCCATGCCCGCGCCGTCCTCACCGACTCAGGCGGGGTACAGAAGGAGGCCTATATCCTGGAGGTGCCGTGCGTCACCCTCAGGGAGAACACCGAGTGGGTCGAGACCGTCGAGGACGGCTGGAACGTCCTGGTCGGCGCCGACCGCTCGAAGATCATCGAGGAGACAGCACGGGCAGGCGGCCGGATAGGCCGGCACTCCGCCCGCTTCGGCGACGGCCATGCCGCCGAACGGATCGCCGCGATCATCACCGATTATGAACCCTGA
- a CDS encoding Gfo/Idh/MocA family protein: MDAGVIGTGAMGRNHVRVYTELKEVGTTYVYDLNRAGAEEVAAATGAEICSSMEELLQKAECVSVCVPTPYHFNTAQQVIGAGVHTLIEKPICLTVEEGERLIEQIPDGVTVGIGHIERFNPIVREIGEIVAAPLYVAFHRHNPASARVTGSSVVEDLMIHDIDVVFNALFPGKDYTLSSSGTEDVAGVLATFGTTPVYLSASRKSSKKIRSIYIEEERRTIEADFMTQEVYVYRKPCHYDQTDGLYRQENIIEKLLVNKVEPLKTELQAFVRCAREGKPFPVTPEQGLLNLQVCEAVKVGLGI, from the coding sequence ATGGACGCGGGCGTCATCGGCACCGGAGCGATGGGAAGGAACCACGTCCGGGTCTACACCGAACTCAAGGAGGTCGGGACCACCTATGTCTATGACCTCAACCGCGCCGGGGCCGAGGAGGTCGCCGCCGCCACCGGAGCGGAGATCTGCTCCTCGATGGAGGAACTCCTGCAAAAGGCCGAGTGCGTCTCGGTCTGTGTCCCCACCCCCTACCACTTCAACACCGCACAGCAGGTGATCGGGGCCGGCGTCCACACCTTAATCGAGAAGCCGATCTGCCTCACCGTCGAGGAGGGCGAGCGCCTCATCGAGCAGATCCCGGACGGTGTCACCGTCGGGATCGGGCATATCGAGCGCTTCAACCCGATCGTACGGGAGATCGGGGAGATCGTCGCCGCACCCCTCTATGTCGCCTTCCACCGGCACAACCCGGCCTCGGCCCGGGTCACCGGGTCTTCGGTCGTCGAGGACCTGATGATCCACGACATCGACGTGGTCTTCAACGCCCTCTTCCCCGGAAAGGACTACACCCTCTCCTCCAGCGGCACCGAGGACGTTGCAGGTGTCCTCGCCACCTTCGGGACGACGCCGGTCTACCTCTCGGCCTCCCGCAAGTCCTCGAAGAAGATCCGCTCGATCTACATCGAGGAGGAGAGGCGAACGATCGAGGCCGACTTCATGACCCAGGAGGTCTATGTCTACCGGAAGCCCTGCCACTACGACCAGACCGACGGGCTGTACCGGCAGGAGAATATCATCGAGAAGCTCCTGGTGAACAAGGTCGAGCCCCTCAAGACCGAGCTCCAGGCGTTTGTCAGGTGCGCCCGCGAGGGCAAGCCCTTCCCGGTGACGCCCGAGCAGGGGCTGCTGAACCTGCAGGTCTGCGAGGCGGTCAAAGTGGGCCTGGGCATATGA